Proteins from a single region of Psilocybe cubensis strain MGC-MH-2018 chromosome 3, whole genome shotgun sequence:
- a CDS encoding Zinc phosphodiesterase ELAC protein 1, with amino-acid sequence MHADHIMGVITLLRNLLYRTKVILYPGQVITKPAVQLFGPAGLRTFVRQNLKYTLTRAADRYCVHELLTVHDSITPCDPIPEGSTSFHSAEANIMHNSELPGLDIRAGPDGLWRALTEGPGRMSKILVDAGPILHRDPCIGYVFQEAWYPSRKVVILGDTHNPEAMIPLCSNPAPSLLVHEATDSHISPTADAEGKLSRRSAEKVLETALSLGHSTPEMAGAFAKRVGAQKLVLNHIGARFPAPRNNLDHDRKRIIRDITKKASMAWGPNKAAVAAVDFLRVEVPIDPSLKDTRNQPTTRTEVGIVNDIEPNPPGEIQGASSLRDYQFYDSEPVEYVNPNAVASTSTSQAGHIQVQDGGRSAFVAYDPSGQNRRKRRRKH; translated from the exons ATGCATG CCGATCATATTATGGGGGTGATAACACTCCTACGCAACCTTTTGTATCGTACCAAAGTAATATTATATCCAGGACAGGTCATAACCAAA CCTGCTGTTCAGCTATTCGGGCCTGCAGGTCTAAGGACCTTTGTTCGACAGAATCTTAAATACACACTCACTCGAGCTGCCGACAGGTATTGTGTTCATGAGCTACTGACCGTCCACGACTCTATCACCCCCTGCGATCCCATACCTGAAGGGTCTACCTCATTCCATTCTGCAGAGGCCAACATAATGCACAACTCCGAGCTGCCTGGATTAGACATCAGAGCGGGTCCTGACGGTCTCTGGCGTGCCCTGACGGAGGGGCCAGGCAGAATGAGCAAAATCCTAGTCGACGCCGGACCGATCCTTCATCGGG ATCCATGCATTGGCTATGTTTTTCAGGAAGCCTGGTATCCGTCAAGGAAGGTCGTCATTCTCGGGGATACGCATAACCCAGAAGCGATGATTCCACTCTGCAGTAATCCAGCACCATCTCTTCTGGTACATGAGGCCACAGATTCTCATATATCACCCACTGCGGATGCAGAAGGAAAGCTCTCCAGACGCTCTGCAGAAAAGGTGCTAGAGACGGCGTTGTCATTGGGTCACTCGACTCCCGAAATGGCAGGCGCGTTTGCAAAGAGAGTCGGCGCGCAGAAATTGGTCCTTAATCACATCGGTGCAAG ATTTCCTGCTCCTCGTAATAATTTAGATCACGATCGTAAGAGGATCATCCGCGATATCACGAAGAAAGCAAGTATGGCATGGGGGCCTAACAAAGCTGCAGTGGCTGCGGTGGATTTTTTGAGAGTGGAGGTGCCTATAGATCCGAGCCTGAAGGATACCAGAAACCAACCAACTACGCGGACAGAGGTCGGAATTGTGAATGACATTGAACCCAACCCCCCCGGTGAAATCCAAGGGGCATCTAGTTTGCGCGATTATCAATTTTACGATTCTGAACCAGTCGAATATGTCAATCCTAACGCCGTTGCCAGTACAAGCACGAGCCAAGCGGGTCACATTCAGGTCCAGGATGGAGGTCGAAGTGCTTTCGTCGCCTATGACCCATCGGGACAAAAcagaaggaagagaagaaggaaacaCTGA